In a single window of the Stigmatopora nigra isolate UIUO_SnigA chromosome 7, RoL_Snig_1.1, whole genome shotgun sequence genome:
- the tap1 gene encoding antigen peptide transporter 1, which translates to MSKTSSLLSSLLFASVDACVLGLLRSLQLSPRVFSNFPSPPLAALWTGELIRALILTLLLPFLTSGPCWVPNSELFQTILVLTLHLPVYLTVVRVLGGAVDEEMWAWHSWERMFQGYLVTLVSWIYWSQYVQPVLLSLFRSVSSIWGWKRRPREESKKPTISSLRRLMGFMRPHSGRFAVILLLVVLSSFCEMAVPKYTGHVTDWLQNQGSPDAFTEAITVIAIMTVAGAILEFIADLMYNITMSHLHIAVQADVFQAVLNQEIAFFDSTPAGELVSRITTDTNTMSEALSEKLNLLMWYTGRVVFLFVFMLMQSLKMSLLTLMGLPIIWFVPKFTAQFYQEISVKVQDSLAKANQVASETFSCIKTVKSFANEDGETERYRRCVEDTYTLNKQEALAYAGSTSANSMTTLAMKVFILYYGGVLVTHGMISSGELVSFVLYELQFALVVDALMHYYPMVKKAVGGSGKIFEYLDRKPQIPPDGTLAPENLEGHVEFKNVTFAYSNGNGDVLKNVSLEMKPGKVTALVGLNRSGKSSCVKLLERFYQPQDGVILLDGQPINCYQDAYLRQKISVVSQDVALFARSVRENIKYGCEEASDEDMYEAARMASVHKDITKMSKGYDTDAGEKGGQISGGQKQRIAIARALIRRPTILVLDNATSDLDSRNEYQVKYFLDLTVDGYSKFGFRRFTRAS; encoded by the exons ATGTCCAAAACGAGCTCTTTGTTGTCCTCGCTCCTCTTTGCGAGCGTGGACGCTTGCGTCCTGGGCCTCCTGCGCTCCCTGCAGTTGTCCCCACGAGTCTTCTCCAACTTCCCGTCCCCCCCGCTCGCCGCTTTATGGACGGGGGAGCTCATCAGAGCCCTCATCCTGACACTGCTGCTCCCCTTTTTAACAAGTGGTCCTTGTTGGGTCCCTAACTCTGAGCTTTTTCAGACCATCCTCGTCCTAACTTTGCACCTGCCGGTGTACCTGACCGTGGTCCGTGTCCTGGGCGGGGCTGTGGACGAGGAAATGTGGGCCTGGCACTCCTGGGAAAGG ATGTTTCAAGGCTACCTGGTGACGCTGGTGTCGTGGATCTATTGGAGTCAATACGTCCAGCCAGTGTTGCTGTCTCTGTTTCGGTCTGTGTCGTCCATCTGGGGATGGAAAAGAAGACCTCGAGAGGAGagtaaaaagccaaccatttcATCTCTGAGAAGACTGATGGGATTCATGCGGCCACACTCGGGTCGTTTTGCGGTCATCTTGCTGCTTGTGGTGCTGTCCTCTTTCT gtGAGATGGCGGTACCCAAGTACACAGGTCACGTGACAGACTGGCTGCAGAACCAAGGCTCACCTGATGCCTTCACAGAGGCTATCACGGTTATTGCCATCATGACTGTTGCCGG GGCTATCTTGGAGTTTATTGCTGACCTGATGTACAACATCACCATGAGTCACCTTCACATAGCCGTACAAGCAGATGTCTTCCAAGCCGTCCTCAACCAGGAGATCGCCTTCTTTGACAGCACCCCCGCAg GTGAGTTGGTGTCACGTATCACCACGGACACCAACACCATGAGCGAGGCGCTGAGCGAGAAGCTGAACCTGTTGATGTGGTACACGGGCCGAGTGGTCTTTCTCTTTGTCTTCATGCTGATGCAGTCCTTGAAAATGTCCCTGCTGACCCTCATGGGACTGCCCATCATTTGGTTTGTGCCAAAGTTCACCGCACAATTTTACCAG gaaatcTCAGTCAAGGTTCAAGACTCTCTTGCTAAAGCCAATCAGGTGGCTTCCGAAACCTTCTCCTGCATCAAGACGGTGAAAAGTTTCGCCAACGAAGACGGCGAGACGGAACGCTACAGACGCTGCGTAGAGGACACGTACACCCTCAACAAGCAGGAGGCGCTAGCGTACGCCGGCTCCACCTCTGCTAATAGC ATGACCACTTTGGCCATGAAGGTCTTCATCCTCTACTACGGAGGCGTTCTGGTGACCCACGGGATGATAAGTAGCGGCGAACTGGTCTCCTTTGTCCTCTACGAACTTCAGTTTGCTTTGGTCGTGGAT GCTTTGATGCATTACTATCCTATGGTGAAGAAAGCCGTGGGGGGTTCTGGGAAGATCTTTGAGTATTTGGATCGGAAACCACAAATTCCTCCAGATGGAACCTTGGCCCCGGAAAACTTGGAGGGACACGTCGAGTTCAAAAATGTCACATTCGCCTACTCGAACGGAAATGGTGACGTTCTCAAG AATGTGTCCCTGGAAATGAAACCCGGGAAGGTCACTGCACTTGTGGGGCTCAACAGATCTGGAAAATCATCTTGTGTCAAGCTCCTGGAAAGGTTTTATCAGCCCCAAGATGGAGTCATCCTCCTGGATGGGCAACCCATTAACTGTTATCAGGATGCTTATCTTCGGCAAAAG ATCTCGGTGGTTAGCCAAGACGTGGCGCTGTTTGCCCGTTCCGTGCGGGAGAACATCAAGTACGGCTGCGAAGAGGCCAGCGACGAGGACATGTACGAGGCCGCAAGGATGGCCAGTGTCCACAAGGACATCACCAAAATGTCCAAGGGCTACGACACAG atgccgGCGAGAAAGGAGGACAAATATCTGGCGGCCAGAAGCAACGTATCGCCATTGCCCGGGCGTTAATCCGACGACCCACCATTTTGGTTCTAGACAACGCCACCAGTGATTTGGACAGCAGAAATGAATATCaggtaaaatactttttggatTTGACGGTTGATGGATACTCAAAATTTGGTTTTCGTAGGTTTACCAGGGCCTCCTGA